The Glycine soja cultivar W05 chromosome 8, ASM419377v2, whole genome shotgun sequence genome has a window encoding:
- the LOC114422486 gene encoding probable CCR4-associated factor 1 homolog 7: MPLILAKSDSIQIREVWNDNLEEEFALIREIVDNYPYIAMDTEFPGIVLRPVGNFKNSYDYHYQTLKDNVDMLKLIQLGLTFSDEHGNLPMCGGDDEESDTCCCIWQFNFREFNVNEDVFANDSIELLRQSGIDFKRNNENGIDAHRFGELLMSSGIVLNDNIHWVTFHSGYDFGYLLKLLTCQDLPDTQVGFFNLINMYFPTVYDIKHLMKFCNSLHGGLNKLAELLEVERVGISHQAGSDSLLTSCTFRKLKDNFFSGSLEKYAGVLYGLGVENGQGSH, from the coding sequence ATGCCGCTGATATTAGCGAAAAGCGATTCGATCCAGATTCGCGAGGTGTGGAACGATAACCTGGAAGAGGAGTTCGCGTTGATTCGCGAAATTGTGGACAACTACCCTTACATCGCCATGGACACGGAGTTTCCGGGGATCGTTCTCCGACCAGTGGGGAATTTCAAAAACAGCTACGATTACCATTACCAAACCCTAAAGGACAACGTCGACATGCTCAAACTCATCCAATTGGGCCTCACCTTCTCCGACGAGCACGGCAACCTTCCCATGTGCGGCGGCGACGACGAAGAATCCGACACGTGCTGCTGCATCTGGCAATTCAACTTCCGCGAATTCAACGTCAACGAGGACGTCTTTGCCAACGACTCCATCGAGCTCTTGCGCCAAAGCGGCATCGATTTCAAGAGGAACAACGAAAACGGCATCGACGCCCACCGTTTTGGGGAGCTTCTCATGTCCTCCGGGATCGTCTTAAACGACAACATTCATTGGGTTACTTTCCACAGTGGTTACGATTTCGGGTACTTGTTGAAGCTTTTGACGTGTCAGGATTTGCCCGATACGCAAGTTGGGTTCTTTAATTTGATAAACATGTATTTCCCCACTGTGTATGACATAAAGCACCTCATGAAGTTCTGCAACAGCCTCCATGGAGGCTTGAACAAGCTCGCTGAGTTGTTGGAGGTCGAGAGGGTTGGGATTAGCCATCAGGCCGGCTCCGATAGCTTGCTCACTTCCTGTACATTCAGGAAATTGAAGGATAATTTCTTTAGTGGCTCCTTGGAGAAGTATGCAGGTGTCTTGTATGGGTTAGGTGTTGAGAATGGACAAGGTTCTcattga
- the LOC114422485 gene encoding factor of DNA methylation 1-like — MDYSSEEDSDISESEIEEYAEKPYEQLRAGKYKVKNLNGTLRCPYCAGKKKQEFKYKDLLQHASGVGKGSANRSAQQKANHLALAKYLETDLASEAESIQRPAPPQAVNQPLLQEDLYVWPWTGIIVNIKGKSIDSGYWLKEFAKFRPIDFRIFLKDDDLIAEAVVDFNNDWNGFMNASEFEKSFEAARHGKKDWNSRKLEAGSNIYGWVAREDDYNCGGPIGEYLRNKGRLRTVSDIVQEASVSRNNIVTNLTNEIEITNENLDKMQYKFNEKTMSLSRMLEEKDKLHNAFEEESRNMQRRARNEVRRILDEQEKLSSELEEKKRKLDSWSRDLNKREALTDQEKKKLDEDKKKKDLRNESLQLASKEQKIADENVLRLVEEQKREKEEAYNKILQLEKQLDAKQKLEMEIEELKGKLQVMKHLGDEDDAAVQNKIKEMNDELQEKVDNLENMEAMNQTLIVKERQSNDELQEARKELINGLDDMLNGPRTNIGLKRMGELDQKIFVNNCKKRFPLEEAGTKGVELCSLWQENVKNSAWHPFKVVTVDDKPENIINEEDEKLRSLKQEWGDEIYSAVVTALKEINEYNASGGYTVKELWNFKEKRKATLKEVINYIMDHIKPLKRKRA; from the exons ATGGACTACAGCTCCGAAGAAGATTCTGATATCAGTGAATCTGAGATTGAAGAGTACGCAGAGAAACCATATGAACAGTTAAGGGCTGGGAAATACAAGGTTAAAAATTTGAATGGAACTCTTAGGTGTCCTTACTGTGCTGGGaagaaaaaacaagaattcaaatatAAGGATTTATTGCAACATGCATCAGGAGTTGGTAAGGGTTCTGCTAACAGAAGTGCACAACAAAAGGCAAACCACCTTGCTCTAGCAAAGTATTTGGAGACTGACCTAGCTAGTGAAGCAGAGTCAATCCAGCGCCCAGCTCCACCCCAAGCTGTCAATCAACCTTTGCTGCAAGAAGATCTTTATGTTTGGCCTTGGACAGGTATAATTGTTAACATAAAGGGGAAATCAATTGATTCTGGATATTGGTTGAAGGAATTTGCTAAATTCAGACCAATAGATTTCCGTATATTCTTAAAAGATGATGACCTGATTGCTGAGGCTGTGGTAGACTTCAATAACGACTGGAATGGTTTCATGAATGCAAGTGAGTTTGAGAAGTCATTTGAAGCTGCACGCCACGGTAAGAAGGATTGGAATTCAAGGAAGTTAGAAGCTGGCTCAAACATTTATGGATGGGTTGCCCGGGAAGATGATTATAATTGTGGAGGGCCAATCGGGGAATACCTCCGCAACAAAGGAAGGTTGAGGACAGTTTCAGATATTGTTCAAGAGGCATCTGTAAGCAGGAATAATATTGTGACAAACTTGACTAATGAAATTGAGATAACAAACGAAAACCTTGACAAAATGCAATATAAGTTTAATGAAAAGACTATGTCCTTGAGTAGGATGCTTGAGGAGAAAGATAAGCTTCACAATGCCTTTGAAGAAG AATCAAGGAATATGCAGCGTAGAGCTCGTAACGAGGTACGAAGGATCTTGGATGAACAAGAAAAGCTGAGTAGTGAATTGGAGGAAAAAAAGCGGAAACTTGATTCCTGGAGTAGAGATCTAAACAAACGTGAGGCCCTAACTgatcaagagaagaagaaactaGATGAGGACAAGAAGAAG AAAGATTTGAGGAATGAATCACTCCAATTGGCTTCAAAGGAACAAAAGATAGCTGATGAGAATGTCTTGAGGCTTGTTGAAGAGCAAAAG CGAGAGAAAGAGGAGGCCTATAACAAGATACTTCAGTTGGAAAAACAGTTAGATGCCAAACAAAAGTTGGAAATGGAAATTGAAGAGTTAAAAGGGAAATTGCAAGTTATGAAGCATCTTGGAGATGAAGATGATGCAGCTGTtcagaataaaataaaggagatgaatgatgaattgcaagaaaaAGTAGACAATTTGGAAAATATGGAGGCCATGAATCAAACCCTCATCGTGAAGGAGCGCCAAAGTAATGATGAACTGCAGGAAGCTCGTAAAGAATTAATAAAC GGGTTAGACGATATGCTGAATGGTCCTAGAACTAATATTGGGCTCAAGAGAATGGGAGAGCTTGATCAGAAGATTTTTGTGAATAACTGCAAGAAAAGATTTCCTCTTGAAGAAGCTGGGACCAAAGGTGTCGAGCTTTGCTCTTTGTGGCAGGAGAACGTGAAGAATTCAGCTTGGCATCCATTTAAAGTGGTCACAGTTGATGATAAACCAGAG AATATTATAAATGAGGAAGATGAGAAGTTAAGAAGCCTCAAGCAGGAATGGGGGGATGAGATATATTCAGCTGTTGTTACAGccctaaaagaaataaatgaatacAATGCAAGTGGTGGGTATACTGTTAAAGAGCTATGGAACttcaaggaaaaaagaaaggctACATTGAAAGAAGTTATCAATTATATTATGGATCATATCAAGCCACTTAAGCGCAAGAGAGCTTAG